In Saccharomonospora marina XMU15, one genomic interval encodes:
- a CDS encoding aspartate aminotransferase family protein, whose amino-acid sequence MTEPDLLSRHRAVLPEWLTLYYSEPIEIVGASGRHVTDSRGRRYLDFFAGILTNALGYDVAEVRDALRAQLDTGVLHTSTLYLIRNQVELAERIAKLSGIPDAKVFFTNSGTEANETALMLATQYRRSNQVLALRNSYHGRAFATVGVTGNRGWSASSLSPVKVSYVHGGYRYRGPFSGYSDADYIAACVEDLRDVLTTTTSGDVAALIAEPIQGVGGFNVPPDGLFGEFKQVLDEEGILFVSDEVQTGWGRTGQHFWGIEAHGVTPDIMTFAKGVGNGLAIGGVIARREIMDCLRANSISTFGGNPLATAAAAATLDYLLDHDLQSNAAELGERLLRGLRDIGDAHPVVGDVRGKGLMIGLELVVPGGSRPSERAAGIVLEETRSRGLLVGKGGLHGNVVRLAPPMTLTAEEAEQALRILGEAVAVADREVGEAQRPDR is encoded by the coding sequence GCACGTGACCGATTCGCGGGGTCGCCGCTACCTGGACTTCTTCGCAGGCATCCTCACCAACGCGCTCGGCTACGATGTCGCCGAGGTCCGCGACGCACTGCGGGCCCAACTCGACACCGGAGTGCTGCACACCTCCACGCTGTACCTGATCCGCAACCAGGTCGAGTTGGCCGAGCGGATCGCGAAGCTGTCCGGCATCCCCGACGCCAAGGTGTTCTTCACCAACTCAGGCACGGAAGCCAACGAGACCGCGCTGATGCTGGCGACGCAGTACCGCCGCAGCAATCAGGTGCTGGCACTGCGCAACTCCTACCACGGCAGAGCCTTCGCCACCGTGGGCGTGACCGGCAACCGTGGCTGGTCGGCCAGTTCGCTTTCTCCCGTGAAGGTGAGCTACGTGCACGGCGGCTACCGCTACCGGGGGCCGTTCTCGGGCTACTCCGATGCCGACTACATCGCGGCCTGTGTGGAGGATCTGCGCGACGTGCTGACCACTACGACCTCGGGCGACGTGGCCGCGCTGATCGCCGAGCCGATCCAGGGTGTGGGCGGGTTCAACGTCCCGCCCGACGGGTTGTTCGGCGAGTTCAAGCAGGTGCTGGACGAGGAGGGCATCCTGTTCGTCTCCGACGAGGTGCAGACCGGCTGGGGGCGCACCGGCCAGCACTTCTGGGGCATCGAGGCCCACGGCGTGACACCGGACATCATGACCTTCGCCAAGGGCGTCGGCAACGGACTCGCCATCGGCGGCGTGATCGCCCGCCGCGAGATCATGGACTGCCTTCGGGCCAACTCCATCTCCACCTTCGGCGGCAACCCGCTTGCCACGGCGGCAGCCGCGGCAACGCTGGACTACCTGCTCGACCACGACCTGCAGAGCAACGCCGCCGAACTGGGCGAGCGGCTGCTTCGCGGGCTGCGCGACATCGGTGACGCGCATCCGGTCGTGGGCGACGTGCGGGGCAAGGGACTGATGATCGGCCTCGAACTCGTCGTACCCGGTGGCAGCCGACCCAGCGAGCGGGCGGCCGGGATCGTGCTCGAGGAGACCAGGTCGCGCGGACTGCTGGTGGGCAAGGGCGGGCTGCACGGCAACGTCGTCCGGCTCGCGCCACCGATGACGCTCACGGCCGAGGAAGCCGAGCAAGCGCTGCGAATCCTCGGTGAGGCCGTCGCCGTGGCCGACCGGGAGGTCGGAGAAGCCCAGCGGCCGGACCGCTGA
- the hrcA gene encoding heat-inducible transcriptional repressor HrcA yields the protein MASADERRFEVLRAIVADYVSNHEPVGSKALVDRHNLGVSSATVRNDMAALEEDGYITQPHTSAGRIPTDKGYRLFVDKLSEVKPLSGAERRAIGQFLEGALDLDDVLRRSVRLLAQLTRQVAVVQYPTLTNSTVRHVEVVLLTPARLMLVLITDTGRVDQRIVDLGDVISDDSVARLRDVLNSALQGHRLAEAAAKVSELPEHAPAELRDAMTRVCTVLVESLVEHPEERLVLGGTANLTRNVADFPGSLRQVLEALEEQVVVLKLLAAARNPGAITVRIGEENEDEQMRSTSVVSIGYGSDEVLMGGMGVVGPTRMDYPGTIAAVRAVANYVGQILSGK from the coding sequence GTGGCCAGCGCTGACGAGCGTCGCTTCGAGGTGTTGCGCGCCATCGTTGCCGACTACGTGTCCAACCATGAGCCGGTCGGTTCGAAGGCGTTGGTCGACCGGCACAACCTGGGCGTGTCGAGTGCCACCGTCCGCAACGACATGGCCGCACTCGAAGAGGACGGCTACATCACTCAGCCGCACACCAGCGCAGGCCGCATCCCCACGGACAAGGGCTACCGGCTTTTCGTGGACAAGCTCTCCGAGGTCAAGCCGCTTTCCGGCGCGGAGCGGCGGGCGATCGGGCAATTTCTCGAGGGCGCGCTCGATCTCGACGACGTGCTGAGGCGGTCGGTGCGGCTGCTGGCACAGCTGACCCGGCAGGTGGCGGTGGTGCAGTATCCGACACTGACCAACTCCACCGTGCGGCACGTGGAGGTGGTGCTGCTCACCCCGGCCCGGCTCATGCTGGTGCTCATCACCGACACCGGTCGCGTCGACCAGCGGATCGTCGATCTCGGGGACGTGATCAGCGATGATTCGGTCGCCCGGCTTCGTGACGTGCTGAACTCGGCGCTGCAGGGACACCGGCTCGCCGAGGCCGCCGCGAAGGTGTCCGAACTGCCGGAGCACGCGCCCGCCGAACTGCGCGACGCCATGACGCGGGTGTGCACCGTGCTCGTGGAGTCCCTGGTGGAGCACCCGGAGGAACGTCTGGTGCTCGGTGGTACCGCCAACCTCACTCGCAACGTCGCCGACTTCCCCGGCTCGTTGCGGCAGGTGCTGGAGGCCCTCGAGGAGCAGGTGGTGGTGTTGAAACTGCTCGCCGCCGCGCGCAACCCCGGTGCGATCACCGTGCGGATCGGGGAGGAGAATGAGGACGAGCAGATGCGCAGTACGTCGGTGGTGTCGATCGGCTACGGCTCGGACGAGGTGTTGATGGGGGGCATGGGTGTCGTCGGCCCCACCAGGATGGACTATCCGGGCACGATCGCCGCAGTGCGTGCTGTGGCCAACTACGTGGGCCAGATCCTGTCCGGCAAGTAG